The stretch of DNA AGGCTAGTCTGCCTTGAGGATAGGGGGTTCTGCAGGTACCACGTCGACTACGTTAAGGGCGAGAAGCTCCAGTGGGCCCTCTACAGTCCTAGGGAGTTCTGGGAGAGAGTACTCGAGGAGCCCAGGCTAACCCTGTCCTACAACAGGGTCCAGGAGCAGATAGCGGGGGCTGGCGTCAAAGCCAAGCACATTCGAAACTGGGTCTACAACAAGATGCTATCCCTAGGGATGCCCGAGGGCGTAGTCGAATTCATAGTAGGCCATAAGGCGTCGAGCATTGGAAGAAGACACTACATGAACATGATAGTCCAGGCTGACATGTGGTACACAACATACTTGCCCGTAATCCCGAAAAGCCTTAAACTAAGCTGCACCACATGCTATGAGGGTTAACACCCTTTTAGGACTACCGCGCCTAAAAGAGAGGGGTCGGAAAACTACAAAAGCAGAACGAGAAGGGGTGAGGGGCTGTGATGAGCGGCTTGGAATCGTAGCCGCTTAGGCTATGACGGAGCGGTGACCTGGACCCGCTACGTCTTTTTTGTCCCTGGACTGAGCCCCCACCCCCCAATTAGTCCTGTAGGCCCATTTGGGCCTATAGGCCTTTTGGCCATGTTTGGCCACTGGTCTGTTTATCTGTTTGGGCATTAGCTTTAAATCGGGGGCACCTCTCTAATGCGTAGAATGGGGTTAAATACCCCTATTTCTCATTCTATCCCAAGTCTTGTGCCCTGGCAGATAATGTAGCAGGCTCCTGTAAGGCTCCTCTAGCTTCACAGCCTGGCTTAGCACCCCCCTATACTCTACTAGGAGCTGGTGCCAGTGCTTGCCTGGGCAGAATATGACTTTCCTGCCTCTGCGGAGCCTTCTTACGACTTCGAGCTCCGCCAGGCGTCTTATCGCCCTCTCGACCGTGTGCCACTCTGGGCGCTCGTGCTTGGGGAGGGCGTAATGTATCCAGCTCCTTAGCCCCTGGTAGGTGAAGCACCTTGAGGTCCTGCCTTCCCTGTAGACGTAGCGGTAGATCAGTATGAGTGTTCGGCGCTCGCTGGGTGCTAGGCTGTTAAGCGTCAGCATGCTCGGCCCGCCTCTCCAGGAGCATCGAGTAGAAGCTGGATGTCTGGCTCATAACGCCAGCGATGAAGGCGGCATACATGGCCTTGCACGGGTTGCCCCTAAGACGGCTCCATATTTCAGCAAGGACCAAGTCCCATCTCCCGTGTTTCGCAGCTAGATCAACTATACCGTCCATTATCTCCACGGCCTCGCTAATGGTCAGCCCCATTCTCTCGTGCAACCTGGGCTTCTCGTATGGTAAGCAATACATCATCAAGAATCAACCCCTAGACTCCAGCTCTACCCTTAGCTTCCCGTTGCCGTCCAGCCTCTGCTTGGCCGCATCTAGAAGCTCTCTGGCCTTCTCCTCGGCCAGTTCTTTCAACACAGCCCGAGTGAGCTCCCTTTCGAGCCCCAGCCTCGCATCTTCCAGGATTTTTCTTGCCTCTCTCAGCCTCTCAGCGGCTTCCGAGCGCTTCTCCCTGTCCACCGCCATGATCGAGGCATAGCCAGAGTAGCAGGCGTCGCTGCCTGGGCATAATCTCTTCTCGATCTCGATCAAGACGTTTATGTAATGCTCAATCAGGGCCACGGCCTCAGCAACTACCCAAGACCTAGCCACCCTCCCTCACCCCGTTATTATTGCGCCTATCTTTTCCAGCACCTGCTCGCCCGCCTTGGTCAGGTAGTACTTGCCCTGCCCGTTCTTGTCGACAAGGTTCAGCGCGAGTAGCTTCTGCATGAGCCCGTGTGCGCTGCTGGGTGGTATGCCCAGCGAGTCGCTTATCTCCTTCAGGCTGGCCCCCTGGGGCTTCTCCCTCAAAAAACGCAGAGCCCTAAGCTCTCGGACGGAAAGCCTGTCCAGCCAGTTCACACTCGACACCTCACAGACCAATTCCTAATTTGGAATTTGGAAATATTTAAGTGTTTACCATTTGGAATTCCAGTTTCCATTTTTAAACTTCCAGATTTGGAATTAAGAACGGGTTTCTACGGTGGCGCTCAGAAAACCCATAGTAAGCCCCACCACAGCATCTATACTAATACTACTACTACAGAGGGCCCAAGCCTCAAGCGTCGAGCTGGCCGTCGAGCTGGGCGTCTACCCCAGCCAGGTCAACGCCTATCTGCATTATTACAGGAAGCAGGGTATAGTCGAGAAGAGCGGCGATGTCTGGCGGCTCACAGAAGATGGTTTAAAATATGTGCAGGAGCGCTATGATTATTTAACTAATGTGGCTTCGGCTTTCGGAATAAAAATTAATAAAGATGAATCAAGAAGAATAAATCTTTATTCCGAAATTAGAAAGGTCGCTGTTGAGTGGCTCAACGGCCACGAGGATTGCCTGTTTATCGTCGACTTCCTGGCTTTCCTATATTTCGAGAGGGGTAAGACGTACTTCGAGGCTGGACGGGGGCTGGCCGACAGCCTGGCAGAGGCCCTGGAAGAGTATAGTAGTGGTGGTTATGTCAGCCCCTTCCGCGTCCAGGAGTGTCTCGCAGAGCTGTCCCAGAGGGGCGTCGTCTACATCTGGCGGGGGCGGAAGGTCAGGCTGGCCAAGCAGCTTATAGAGGCCGCCCGAAGACAAGCTCCCGCAGCTCCCGCAGCCTCTCGACCACCTGGACGCCCTTATCCGTCAGGCGGACGCATTTAACCCTTACACCCTTCTCCTCGCTAAAACAAACCGTCTCCTCTATGAGCCCTAGCCTCTTAAGGTGCTCCACGTTCTGGTAGAACGAGCCCGACCCAGCGAAATCTATAATCTTATGCTGGGGGAGCTCCCTAGCGTTATACCTTATAAACGTTAATAGAAACTTCTCGACGCCGCCGCGCTTAAACAACAGCTCCAAGGCCTCTCTACCAAGGCTTAGTTTTGCCTGTGTAATTCTTATATGATAATTCGGTATACCGAATCAAGAAGGGTTGGGATCCTTGGCTAGGGCTGGCCCAATAATAATTATTTCCTTAGGGGGGTTTGCATCACTAGTGGTGTTATTCTCAAGGGTGGATCGCGAGATTGCAGCGTGGCTAGGGCTAGGTGTCATTCTCACCATGATCCTTGCGGTGCTCCTTGGTGGGCATGTTGTGTTTAGACGCTAAGTATAAGCCCGTTATTAACCCGATGAGCCATGCAAGGAACCCCCCGACAAAATATGTTAACTATGTCGACGCATTCCTCTATCAACCCTGTACACCCATCACTTCCCGAATGTTGGCTCCTCGGCTAAGAGCTCTTCCAGCTCCGCCTCGTACAGTTCTATAGCCTCTAACGCCCTCTTACGGGCCTCTGGCCATCCCGCCAGCCTCATGTTCATCTCTCTCTTGAGCTTAACCAAGAGCCGCAGGATGGCCTCACGCTCGCAGCCAGACATCACCAGCCACCACTCTAATACAAAACGTGGGGTGGGGGCGGGGAGGGAGGCGCCCGAAATAGAGCGGAGGGCCAGGGAGAAATTGGGGCTTAGGGGTGGGGTTCGTTAGAGGCCTGAGGCTACAGCGCTGAATATGATGAAGGCGAACGCTAGGCTTACCGCCAAGTACCCGTATATTATTGCTAGGGCTATGGCAGCCCTTCTCAGGCGTCTCCCTGGGGGGGCTATGGCTACCCACAGGGCGGCCGCGGCCATCGCTACGGCTGCCGCCGCCTGGCCCGTCGCCCCGCTCCCAGTCGCGAGCGCTATTGGGAGCCCGAGCAGGGTTAGGGGTGCTCTCACGGCATCCCCGCCTAGAGCCATGCCCAGCAGCGTGAGCGGCATGTATAGTGCTGTGAGGAAGAGGAGGGCTGGGACGGCCCTTTCCAAGCGTGGCCACCAAAAAATCTGGGGGGTTTAGGGCGTTAATTAAGGGCTACAGCTAGGAGGGCTGGAGGGAGATGCTCTCGATCACGCCATAGGCTTTAACGAAGACTCCAGAGACCTGTAACAGCGAGGCGTCGGCCAGAGCCTTCAGACCTACCTCGACATAGTAGTCGCCAGCACCTAGCTGGAGGTTGTTCAGCTCGAAGGACAGGGTTTTCACCCCCTCCATACCAGGGGGTAGATCCTTCTCGATAGTTACTACAGTATCCTCTACATGCTTTATCAAGTTGCCGCTGGGATCGTAGAGCTTCACAACGGCTATCACGTAACCCGTGTTTCCATAGCTGTCAACACCGTAGTAGTACACCATCATCAGGATCCTGAGAGTGTAGCTGCCGCTGGCTGGTGCATTGAGCCTAACCTTGCTGTAGGCATATGCCCATGCATCCTCGTATATATCGCTAAAAGCAGCTACCCTCAGCAGCCAGCCGTCTCCCGAGACACCATAGTCTGCATAATAGCTTGTTAGACTGAGGAAGCCAGTGCTGTCTCCTCCAGTCTCGACAAGCTCCCCGCTCCAGAGCGCCTTCGGCTCCTGCAGAGGGTCTAGGGGAGACCTCCCGAGCCTCTGAGCCAGGTCCAGGTACAACTTGAGGGCCTGCACCGCCAGGATGGTGCTCTCGCTGTTCACTACGGCAAAGGGCCACTCGCTGGGCATGGGTCTCAATGCTTCTCCCACATCATAACCTAGAGTTGCCAGGACTCCAGTTACAGAGTCGAGGCCGCTTGTAAAAGTGTCCAGGATACCCCAGGCGCTAGGTTTTGAGACGAGGCTGCCTATATCATAGGCGGCGGGCCACCATCCCCTGAATAGGGCTAGCCTCACAGGGCCCCAGGGTGTGTCGTGCTCATAATCCCACTGTAGTCTGACAAGGATGCCAGCCAGCCTATCGGCCATATAAAGTATGTCGTTGCCAGCCACCCACCTATCACCAGTCGTGTCATAGTACTTTACCAAGGCTGCCAGCAGAGTCGCATTGAGATATACTGGATAACCCTTGTAGCTCCAGCTAAGCCCGTAAACATTGGCCTTCTTGAGCCCGTACCCATCCCATCCGCCCTCTATAATTGCCTCTGCGATTAGCTGCTCCGCTTCGCTCTGAGCACTGGCGCCATACTTGTCAAGGAGATGCATAGCTCTAAGTAGCTTATGTAGGGGGAACTCCTTCCACCCAGAGATAGCCTCGTTGAAAAGGCCGAGGGAGTCGAGAATGTAGATCCTGCTCTTGTAAGGATAGTTAACCAAGTAGTCGCCCACCTGCCAGGGGTGCCCTTCATAGCCGTTCCAGGAGAGCCAGGTGCTGTACCTGTAGTCGAAGAAGCTGTCTGGATACGTTTTACTCCTGCCAAAGAGCGGCGCATACACGTCGTAGTTAAAGTCTACAACATTGTCCCAAAGCTCCTTCATCTTACGTGGATAGTAGCTGTAGCCCTCGTCCTCCAGCAGCCAAGCCGCTATTATGGTGCTGTGCCTGAGGACGTATCTCGCACTGTGGAACTTGTAGTCGTTCCCCTCATAGATTGTTTTGGTGGTGCTCCAGCCCTGTGTAACGCCGTAGTACCAGTACGATCCTCTGGTGCCTAGCGCTAGGTCGAACTGGTATTCAGATTCGTCGACGTATACTAGTAGCTCGTCAGTATTGTAATCAACGTTAGTGAGCGATGCATAAATCACTATGTCATAGTCGCTGTCGCTGTCGACATTGAAGTAGTATCGCCACGCTACCATATTGTTTGTGACGCCAACCAGCTCCGTCTTGTAATATTTGTCGCCAGGATCTAGGAAGCTACCTGGAACATAGAGTTCGCCGTTGTACTTAACCATGATTGTCGGGCTGGGGTAATCTGGCATTACGTAGTAGGTGCTACCGTTAACGTCTACGGGCCTGATGGCATCGAGAACTGCCTGGACACCCAGGTCTATCGCATTCTGCACGTCAGTCAGCGTCAGCCCGCTGGCCTTCACTGGTACAGCATAGAGTATCGCCTGCGCTAACAGGAGAGCGACCAGAGCTAGAGACGCCACCCTCAAGGCGCATCGGTGTTTAAAATATCAAGGATAATGTCTAGTCTATCACTAATTCATGGCCGCTCTAGGCTACTCTAAACAGCTTCCATCGCCTTAAATCCGTCTGGCCAGAGCTACAGCTCTCGCCAGGGCGATTGCAGCCGCCAGGGCCCCTCCAGCCGCTGCAGCCGCCTCGGGCAGACCCCAGTACTGACCCCTTGCCTTAGCCTCTGCAATGTACTGCTTGGTAGAGTTGTACAGGTAGTAAGGGTCCTTTATGGCTGGGTCGTTAGCTGGCTCTATGAAAGTGTTCTCATGGTACTCGTTCCAGCTAGTTATGGCTATCAATCTCACTCTGTCAAGGTTGCGGAGCACCCATTCCCACTGCCTCTCGTACCAGCCCTGGGATAGGTCGTAGTCTATAGAGAGGCCAGGGCTCCTGAAGTGGTCATCCCTATAACGTGGGGTGAGGACAACATAGCCGTCCCTCCTCACCCTCAGCTCCCCGCTCAACGCATTGTCGTAGTCTGGCCAGTAGTCCCAATCCTGGTAGCCTGCACTGTCAATGTCATTACCTACTATCCTGATTGCGTAGCCAGGGAAGTCGGGCCTCGGGTCGTATGCCAAGCCTATAGGGTTGAACGCCAGCACCAGGGGCTTGCCGTCCAGCCTGAGATATGCTCCTGGGTAGCGGTCGATGAAATTTTGCTTTATATAAGCTAGGGTCTGCTCCCAGAACGCCCTGTCATACCTCGAGGGGTCGTTGCCGAGATAGGGCTCAACGAATATGGCGGCCTTGAGTCCGTAGAGCTGCGCCCTCCAGAACACCCTCCTAGCCGCCTCGTCCTCGAAGCCCCCTGGCCCCCACCACGATATGAAGAGGCAGTCTATGCCAGCCTCCCGCATCCTCTGGAGCTGCCAGTCGATAACCCTAACGTCCCTGCTGTCGTAGAGGCCGATAACAGGCACTGCAAGAACAGTGCTGTCCCAGTGCCTCCCATCACCGCTGTACCATGGGTAGAAGTAGACGCAGACTATAGGCTGGCTAGAGGAGTATACCGTGATGGGGGCTGTAGATAGTGCTAGCAGGAAAAAAGAGTAGTGCTGCTTCTCTTCTCACGGCTACCTCCCCAGCTTGCCTACAATACCCACCATCCTGTCGAGAATCTTTATGACGACACCGAAAACAGCAACAACAACCAGCAGCGGCATCACGGCGGCTACAGCCTCTGTTATAGCGCTGGGGTCGTACATGGCGCTATAATCTGGCTCCGTCGACAATGTTATACTGCCAGCGGTGAAAGCCTGGGTGGTGCCGTCAGGCGTGTGGGCCCATATGTCGGCTAGGCTAGGCGCATTTATGTTGGCTAGCTCGTACAGCAGGTTTCCAGCGTCGTCGTAGATCTGAAGCTTGTCCTGGCGGTACTTTATTGTAAGCCCTGCTAGCTGGCTCCAGTCCCCCAGAACTACGTCAGTCGTGACGCCTAGCGCAGGGGCCTGTAGCACTATGCTCCCGCTGGTCTTGAAGAATAGAATCAGCACCTCATTAGCGGCTGAGTCCCTGAAGCTTAGTGCCAGGTTGTCGGTTGCTGGGGCGTTTGTAGTGGAGTCTATGTTAACCTGCAGCCCGCTCCAGGCGACGGTTATCAGTGCTGGAGGGTCTACTGGGAAGCTGTATGTCTGGTTGACTACTGTAGCGTCTATGGTTACGCTGGCCGCTGCCAGGGCTGGCGCTGCTGGCGCCACCAGCAGTGCTATAGCTATTGCAAAAGCGACTAGTGGGAGCTTCATGGTAACCCCCTCTAGCGCGGTTTATGTGAAGCTCCTGAACACCCTCTCTATCACGTCGAAGATCTTCATTAGGAATATCAGGGGTATCAGCAGGGCGAAGAGGCTCATTATTATCGGTAGCATCTGGTTTATTATGCTTGTCATGTCTGTAGTCGTGGTCTGGCCGAGCACTGCAAGGGCTAGGGCTACGCCCGCCAGGGCCCTTGCCTTGAAGCCTGTGGCCGCGTGTTTGATGCTCTCTCTAAGGCCTGCCAGGGCCCTCCTTAGCCTACCTATCAAGGCTACCGCCTCTATGTAGACCTGTTATGACTTCGAAATTGTTTAGAGCTCCTCTTTTACAATAGATTAAGGTGGGTGCCCCCGCTACATGGCGGCTCTCAGTCCTCCAAAGAGGGTGACCTTGGCGTTCGTTCACAGGGAGACTGGCAGTGTGCATAAGAAGAGGCAGTTCGAGTTCCGCAACGAGCATAGGGCCCTGATAAAGATGTGGGCCTGGGTGTTGAGCTACATGGAGGAGTACCCTCCGAAGTCCTACCGCCTAGTAGCATACATACATGAGGGCCCCTACCCCGAGTTCATAGCCAGAAAGCTCAGGGAGTGGAATATACGGGTTATAGAGCCCAGCGGAAAGGGTATAGAGGTGTACAAGTAGTGGTGTGGTACCAGGACCCAGTGCAGGTCGTGCTGGTGACGTTCGTAGCCGCTGGTATGGCGTACCTAGGCTACAGGCTCGTTAAGCTTATACTCGACTCCTTCTAACGATCATAGTCCTTGCCAGTCTAGATACTCTACCTCTAGGCAGCCTCCACTCCCTCAGCACGTACTCGACCAGGAAATCGGTGGCCTCGACTATCATCCTAGGCGCCCTATGCCTCCTTGCCAGGAGCTTTAGGAAGTTGAGCCTCCTAACAGCTAGCTCTTTCGTCATCTTAATTCTCTTACAGCTCCTGTTCTCGTAGGTGTACCCCCTCCTAAGGTCTCTTAGTATTAGCTTTGCTATTGCAGCGGCCTCGGCTAGAGTATCTATGCCAGGCCGCCTAGCCCTCCTAACATACACACCCTCCTTGCGGGCGTAGCAACTCTTAGGCCCCTGATAGACTGGCATACTCCCACCCCTAGGGTGCTATGAGCTCGTCTAGATGCTCCAGCTCGTATCTTGCTACATCGTCTAGCTCTTTCACAACCATCCTCTCCCACTCGCTCCCCTCATACATCCTCCTCACGTGCTCCCACCTCGCCATATCCTCCCTCGCAATCTCCTCCAACGTCTTGCCCAGGGCTTCCTTAACCAGGCTCTTGGCATAGTAGTAGCCTAGAGACCAGTCTATGAGCTCCTTCCAGTCGTACTGATACGGGTCCACCCCCTTCTCCCTAGCCCTGTCGTGTATAGCCTTTGCTAGTGCTAGAGCCGTGATGTAAGTCCAGACCCTATCCTTTCCTCGTTTGTAGCGTTTGGGTATCCAATCCCAGACATCCTCGGCTAGCCTTCTAATGGCAGGGCTCCTAACCCATGTCCGTCTAGCCCTCTTGACAGCCTGGGCCAGAGTCTTGGCCGCTATCGCCCTGGCTAGGGCCCTCCTGGCATCCCTACTCTTAAGACCCGACTTTCTGGCTAGGCGGGCCGCTCCCTTGACAGCCCCCTGCTTAACCCCGTTTTTGAGCCTCCTAACGGTCTTAGCCAGGTCGTGGGTGTGCCTCCAGGCCCCCCTGCCTACCCTCTTGCCGCGTCTTTTGTCGAGGTGGGGTGTGTGCTTTGAGATGTGATTCCTGGAGCGGGCGTAGTAGTAGCCTGGGCCAGTCCAAGCCTTCTCGCAGGCCCTCCTGCTGTAGCCCCTCTCCTCGCACCATTTGAGTAGCTGCTTCTTGGTGTTGAACTTGTAGAGCTTGGTGACCAAGGCCGCCCCCAGGCTGTATTGGGGTCTCTATGCTGGTGGTGTTTCTAACGTTTTCAAGGCGGCTCTAGAAGACTATGTCTATCAGCGTCTTTATCAGCTCAACGGCTTTTGCCGCCAGGCTGGCGCTCGCCTCGAGGGCTGCCTTGGCTATGCCGAAGAGCCCCATAAGTATCCTGTAGTTCCTGTAGAAGAAGTCCACAACAGGCTCGACGCTAGTTTCCTCGACAGTCCTGAATATGCTAGACAGCAGCCACAGGCTCCATAGGACACCAGCATACGGCAGGAATACTAGCGTCCCCTGGACGGCCAGGGGGGCTACCGTCATTATCACGTTTACCAGCGTTCTTACGCCCCCCCAGCCCTTTATATACGTCTCGGTGCGGGGCTCGCTAACCTTTTCATATGCTGTACCCCACTCCGTCCAGACTATCCTGACATGCCAGGGCGTGTATGTTAGCTCGCTGACGACAATCTCATACGTCCCAGGGCCCTGGAAAGTCAGGAACGCATCCCTGGAGACCTTATCGAGAACACCGTCACCGTTAGTATCCGCTGCTATATGGGCGTAGAACTCTGTGCCAAGCTGGAGGCCGTCCAGGTAGAACTTCACCCTCACCCCACTCTCCTGAGGCTCAACCGACAGGACCTTAAGCTCTACGAGGCTGCTACAGTCTATCTGGTCGGCCATGATCTGGAACACGGGGTCTGGATAGCTCCCTGGGTCGTAGGGCTCCCAGCTGCCGTCGCCGTTGGAGTCCCATATCCTGACCATCTTCAGGTTGGGCACCGTATCCTCGCCAGTTATCTTGATCGAATAGTATTCGTCCAGGCTGGGTGTGCCATTAGGCTTGGAGACTATCATTAGGGCGTAGTACTTGTCCGCCGCCAGGCTCTGGCTCAGGCTTATTATGACAGCCTCGTCGTAGGTCGGTATATACTCGGCCTGGTGCAGCAGGTTGTAGGGTATACCGTCGAAGGTGCCAGCAGCCACTGGATCCTGGCTGTACTCCCTCAGCTCCACCTGGATGGCCCACCCGTCGTCGTCATACGCCTTGAAGACTATCTGCACGTTCCCAGCGAAGCTGCAGCCCCACCAAAGTATAGCCATAGCCTTGTGGAGCTTGTAGTAGCTGCCTGGCGGCTCTCCAGGCCCCCAGGCTGAGAGTGCCCTTGCATCGGTAGCTAGCCCTGGGAGCAGGAGTAGGAGCAGCAGCCCCGCCAGGAAGCCCCGACTCACCATGATTCCGTAACCATCATTTCAATTACCCAATCAACTATTGTCTCGGTAGCGGAGTCATGGCTGCTTATGGCCTCCCAAGTGTGGACGAGCTGGCTGTAATCGCTCTGCTCCTCTCAATAGGGCTCCTAGCTGTGATAATGGGGGCAATTATAGGGGAGAGCCTGGCCAGGGCATCTGGTGTAGGGGGGAGGAGGCCTAGGCCAGCAGTTCTCCTTGTAAAGTCGCCGCTAGAGGTCGAGCTGAAGGATAGGGTTATCGAGACTACGAGAGGCGACCTGATAGTCAGGGACGGCAAGGAGCTACTGGTATACAGGAAGCCAGAGGGGGTTAAGCCTGTCGAGGTCAGGCTTGGTAGGAAGACTGTGAAGGCGTACCTAGTTGACTCCAAGAGGGAGGTGTTCTACACGATACCAGAGAAGGTTGAGGCTCGCGTTGGGGATGGGAGCGTTAAGCTCCACCCTGCTATGGTGGACCCAAAGACGCTGGCCGAGTACATAGCCAGCAAGAGCCTGGAGAAGCTACTAAAGCCGATGAGGGTTGGCAGCCTCGAGGCTGTGCTCTACATGGCTCTAGGCGGCCTTATGGTGCTGCTCATGATATTCTTCGTCCTCCCAATGCTAGGCTACCAGGTCAGCATAGGCGGGGGTGGCGTGTTTGGCTAGTAGAAGGAAGGGCGAGGGTCGGGAGGAGGCTCTGCCGCTGGTAGACCCCTTCGAGGAGGATATAGACTGGGAAGCTGCTGCGGAAGACGAGGTAACTGGGGCCCACAAGATTGCTATACAGCTTCTAGCGGCCCCGAAGGGTAGGGCTAAGCTCACCCTCTCAGACCTCTCTGGAGGCGAGGTAAGGGCTATAGCAACTCTCAGGTCGATAGCCCAGGTGATACCAGATCCTGTTATGCTGGCGTACATAGACAACTACCTTTTGCTCAAGAGGAGCCAGAAGCGGCAGGGCGTCAAGGAGATCCTGGCCATAGTCGGGGCTAAGGGGCTGCGCGTACTGCAGGCGATACGCCTAGGCAGAACCAGGACAGTAAGGGAGGAGGAGTTCTAGTCTGGAGGTGGATTAGATGGGGGGTACCCCCGCCCTAGAAGAGTCCAAGGTCAAGGGCAACCTAGCGAGGCTACTGTGGAAGGAGATGAAGGAGCAGGACAGTAGCAGCGTGGTAGTGGCATTCGGGAGGACGGGAGCGGGTAAGAGCCAGTACGCCATGAAGGTCTCACACCAGTTCTACGGGGATTGGAGGGAGGTGCTCAGGCGGCTCGTGTTCACTCCCTTCGACTTCCAGAGGGCCATAGAAGAGCTTGATGCCCGTGATGAATGGATACCTGTCTTGGTATGGGATGATGCGGGGCCCTGGCTGGAGCTTTTGAAGCGTAACAGCTGGCACCCCCTGGCTATCGGGGTTAGGGGGGCTTTCGAGACCGCCAGGGTCAGGGTGGGGGCTATACTCCTGACTATGACCACGGACAGGAGCCTCCCTAGGAGCATAGCATACGACGGGTACCTCTACAAGTTCAGGGCCAAGCTCGTCAAGTGGGGCAGCCAGGGGGACGGGAAGCCAAAGAGCGTGGCTAGGATCCAGGTGAGGAGGGAGCGGGAGAGCGAGTGGGGCAAGTTCTACTGGGAGGAGGCCTATAGGGACTGGGTAACCCTGAACGTGCCAGTCTACGGGGAGTACCTGGAGCTGAGGAAGAGGTTCCTCAGGCTCTACAACAAGCTGATAAGGGAGGCCCCCAGGCTGGGGCCCAGGCAGGCCCTAGAGTTCATAGCGCGGGAGTGGGAGAGGATGAGGAGTGGAGGCGAGGGCTAGGCTCGCCTGGCTGCTATGGCTGCTACTGCTGCAGGCCCTGGACGCTGCTACAACGGTTCTAGCCGTCAGGGCTGGGGCAGTCGAGCTTAACCCCCTGGTTAGGCTGTTGCTTGAGAGCCCTTGGGCGCTGCTTACTGCTAAGCTGCTAGCAGGGTGGGCTGTCTGGCTACTTGCTGGAGGCTCTAGGGCTGCTATGCTCCTAGTCTCGGCCCTCTACATTCAAGCGGTAGCAGCTAACACGCTCAGCCTGCTTAAATCATGGGTAGTTTTAAGCAGCATGTTTTAAGCAAATGGAGATGCATGTGGGGTGAACCCCTCTTGTATGGAGCTGGAGACTCGACTGTAACATTGGTGCCTAAACCCTTGTACGTGTACGTCCACACCGTCAAGAGCAAGGGCAGGATATACCAGTACCTCGTCGTAGAGGAGTACCTCGGCCAAGGCAGGCGTAGAACCATCCTCAGGATGCGCCTCGAAGAAGCCGTAAGGAAGCT from Aeropyrum pernix K1 encodes:
- a CDS encoding helix-turn-helix domain-containing protein, with amino-acid sequence MNWLDRLSVRELRALRFLREKPQGASLKEISDSLGIPPSSAHGLMQKLLALNLVDKNGQGKYYLTKAGEQVLEKIGAIITG
- a CDS encoding MarR family transcriptional regulator produces the protein MELLFKRGGVEKFLLTFIRYNARELPQHKIIDFAGSGSFYQNVEHLKRLGLIEETVCFSEEKGVRVKCVRLTDKGVQVVERLRELRELVFGRPL
- a CDS encoding DUF5658 family protein, which gives rise to MEARARLAWLLWLLLLQALDAATTVLAVRAGAVELNPLVRLLLESPWALLTAKLLAGWAVWLLAGGSRAAMLLVSALYIQAVAANTLSLLKSWVVLSSMF